Within the Nitrospiria bacterium genome, the region AGCTTGGACCGCATTACGATGGATCCCAACGTCTGTATGGGGCAACCCACGATTCGAGGGATGAGAATTACGGTTTCATTCATCCTGAAGCTGCTGGCCTCGGGCCAGACCAACCCGGAAATTCTCGAAGCCCATCCGGAATTGGAAACGGAGGATTTGAAACAGGCCATGGAGTATGCGGCCCGGCTTGCGGGGGAATTTAGTCGGCCGGAGCCTTCCACTAAAGGCTGATCCTGTCCTTGAAGCTTGTTGCGGATCTCCATATCTCCCCGAAGACCGTTCATGCTCTCCGAAAAAGCGGTTTTGCCATCTCAGGCGTTACGGACCATCTTCCTCCGACGTCAACCGACCGGCAGATCATCGAACTTGCAGAACGTCTTCAGGCCTCCATTGTAACGCAGGAGCTTGATTTCTCCCGGTTGATCGCCGAATCGGGGAAAACGTTCCCCAGCATTTTATCGTTACGCCTGGGAGATGTGTCTCATCGGCGCGTCACGGACGTTTTGATGCGACTGCTTCCAACCGTTGAGAAAGACCTGGAGGAAGGGGCGGACATTTCGGTGGATGAGGTCGGTGTGCGGATCCGAATGCTGCCCATCAAATAGGGCGAAATTTTCGAATGAAAGAGGAATCGGATAAAACAGACCGCATATTCGGCATCCATCCGTTGATGGAGGCGCTTGCGGGCGAGCGGAGCGTCGAGCGCATTTACATCGCCAAGGGGCGGGGCGGCGGCGCGGTGGACGAGTTGATTCGGCTCGCGCGATCGAAAGGCGTGCCGCTCCATTTCGAACCCCGCGAGGTCCTGGACCGAATCGTCGGCCACCCCAAACATCAGGGCGTCATGGGGCTGGTCGCGGCGAAGGCCTACGGGACGCTGGACGAGATCCTGGGGCGCGCATCGAAACAAGGCGAGGCCGCGGCCGTATTGGTTCTGGACGGGATCGAGGACCCGCGAAATCTGGGCGCCGTTCTCCGGACGGCGGATGCGGCCGGGTTTCACGGAGTCGTGATTCCCCAACGGCGGGCTTCCGGATTGACCGAGACGGTGGCCAAGGTCTCGGCCGGCGCGCTGGAGCACGTAACCGTGGCCCGCGTCGTGAACCTGACCCAGGCGCTGGAGAGCTTGAAGGCGGCGGGGCTGTGGATTTACGGACTGGATCCCGGCGCGGAGAAAAGTTATCTCGAGATCGATTATCGCGGACCGGTCGCGATCGTGGTCGGCGCGGAAGGGGAGGGAATCGGCCGGCGGGTGCTTTCGACCTGCGATGAG harbors:
- a CDS encoding DUF433 domain-containing protein, which codes for MAQSLDRITMDPNVCMGQPTIRGMRITVSFILKLLASGQTNPEILEAHPELETEDLKQAMEYAARLAGEFSRPEPSTKG
- a CDS encoding DUF5615 family PIN-like protein, with product MKLVADLHISPKTVHALRKSGFAISGVTDHLPPTSTDRQIIELAERLQASIVTQELDFSRLIAESGKTFPSILSLRLGDVSHRRVTDVLMRLLPTVEKDLEEGADISVDEVGVRIRMLPIK